TTGGAGTTTTCAGATTCCTCAGATGGTCGCGTCAATGGCCAAGGTCTCTCAACCGGGCATCATCGCCGCCAGTCTGCGGGGCTTTTATCATCTGCTTGGCGCCAACGGTGGCGCGATCGTCAACGGCATCACGGTTGCTGTCCTCGTGATCGTCGGTGCCTCCTTCGTCCTTCGCAAGGGCCTGCGGATCACCCTCCCGGTGTTTGCACTCTTCTCGGTGCTTGTGTGGTGGTTTCTTCAGGATTTCGGAGTTCTCGGTGGCGTTGGCACCGACCCGAACTCGATGTTGCCCGAACTGCTCCTCGTCATTGCTGCCGTGATGGGGCTCTCCTACTCGGAGGCGTTTGCAACCCAGCCGGCTGGGTTCTGGCCCGAGACGCTGAGCCAAGCGGGTCGACTTTTTGGTATCTGGGTGGTAGTGCTTGGTCTTGTTGGCGTGGTGCCACTTGGGTTTGCCACGGTGAACACCAGCTATTCGATTGAGTCGGCGCTCGCCTCCTCGGGTGCACCGTTTCAGATCGATCACCCAGCTGCTGGATTTACACTGCTCGATCAGTCCGGGAACACGGTATCGTCATCGACGTTCAAGGGCAAGACGCTGATCGTGACGTTCCTCGATCCAGTCTGTACTGACACCTGTCCACTGATCGCATCTGAGTTGCGGGAAGCGGATGAGCAGCTCTCTCCGGCACAGCGAGCCAACACGGACGTCATCGCGATCGCGGCCAACCCGATCTTTCATAGTGTGAGCGCGGTGCGCATCTTCACCGATCGGGAGGGGATGTCGACGCTGCCAAACTGGTACTTCTTGACCAGTCCCTCCCTCAAGAGCCTTGCGGCGGTGTGGCAAAACTACGGAGTGGGGCTGTCGGTGCCGCAAAATGGCGTGATGGTCGTGCACCCCGATCTGGTCTACATCGTTAATCCTGCCGGTGTCGAGCGGTGGATGATACCGGCTGACCCGTCAGAGACGAGTGCTGTACAATCGAGTTTTGCCTCTTTGGTGGACTCCCTGGTCAAGGGTGTACAGCATTGACACACCTTCTGGTTTGGTCGCCGACGCGACGTCCGTCGGGTAAGCGGTTGGAGCTCCAGCATTGG
This Ferrimicrobium sp. DNA region includes the following protein-coding sequences:
- a CDS encoding SCO family protein, with the translated sequence MPGMGSPSLSSFGLAAPFYHRVAIEALILAVVAFVLIAARFLLYGTAFRGTPALAVRGGDEAGVATRIMEPRARAVLRYGFGALWILDGLLQLQSSMPTSMISQVIQPAETGQPHWLVELMQWGTSAWFRHPIWSASGVIWVQIAIGLWLILGREGWFSKLGYLLAAGWGLFVWVFGEAMGQTFGHGGSWLFGAPGGVLFYVVAALVLLAPYAWWQRDKLPRWILMAVGVMLIAFGIQEALPGRGFWSFQIPQMVASMAKVSQPGIIAASLRGFYHLLGANGGAIVNGITVAVLVIVGASFVLRKGLRITLPVFALFSVLVWWFLQDFGVLGGVGTDPNSMLPELLLVIAAVMGLSYSEAFATQPAGFWPETLSQAGRLFGIWVVVLGLVGVVPLGFATVNTSYSIESALASSGAPFQIDHPAAGFTLLDQSGNTVSSSTFKGKTLIVTFLDPVCTDTCPLIASELREADEQLSPAQRANTDVIAIAANPIFHSVSAVRIFTDREGMSTLPNWYFLTSPSLKSLAAVWQNYGVGLSVPQNGVMVVHPDLVYIVNPAGVERWMIPADPSETSAVQSSFASLVDSLVKGVQH